In the genome of Gadus morhua chromosome 12, gadMor3.0, whole genome shotgun sequence, one region contains:
- the glrx2 gene encoding glutaredoxin 2 isoform X2 — translation MGVYRSKRFTAFGVNAQELLPGNTMGNFTSSSASLPGPGCSQYVQEVVSHNCIVIFSKTTCPYCRMAKNVFNEIGANYKVIELDEHDDGRRVQEALAQMTGARTVPRVFINGNCIGGGSDTQQLHQQGKLLPLIEQCAPCCTSSEGLGSGHFEATK, via the exons atgggcgtttatcgctcaaaacgctttacagcttttggtgtgaacgcacaggaACTACTTCCGGGGAACAC AATGGGGAATTTCACATCCTCATCTGCTAGTTTGCCTGGCCCAGGATGTTCACAATACGTCCAG GAGGTTGTGTCACATAACTGTATTGTGATATTTTCCAAGACGACCTGCCCATATTGTAGGATGGCCAAAAATGTGTTTAATGAAATCGGTGCAAATTACAAAGTGATTGAGCTGGATGAGCATGATGATGGGAGAAGAGTTCAAGAGGCCTTAGCTCAGATGACTGGGGCCAGAACG GTTCCAAGGGTCTTCATCAATGGGAACTGCATTGGAGGTGGTTCGGATACccagcagctccaccagcagGGGAAGCTACTGCCCCTCATCGAACAGTGTGCTCCCTGCTGTACGTCCTCTGAAGGCTTGGGCAGCGGCCATTTTGAAGCGACTAAATGA
- the glrx2 gene encoding glutaredoxin 2 isoform X1, translating to MFPFVQKTDYCLLLIFLAMFARGGCLSRLARDGCRRMGNFTSSSASLPGPGCSQYVQEVVSHNCIVIFSKTTCPYCRMAKNVFNEIGANYKVIELDEHDDGRRVQEALAQMTGARTVPRVFINGNCIGGGSDTQQLHQQGKLLPLIEQCAPCCTSSEGLGSGHFEATK from the exons ATGTTTCCTTTTGTCCAAAAGACTGACTATTGTTTGTTGTTAATATTTTTAGCGATGTTTGCTCGAGGGGGGTGTCTCTCTAGGCTCGCAAGGGACGGTTGCCGAAG AATGGGGAATTTCACATCCTCATCTGCTAGTTTGCCTGGCCCAGGATGTTCACAATACGTCCAG GAGGTTGTGTCACATAACTGTATTGTGATATTTTCCAAGACGACCTGCCCATATTGTAGGATGGCCAAAAATGTGTTTAATGAAATCGGTGCAAATTACAAAGTGATTGAGCTGGATGAGCATGATGATGGGAGAAGAGTTCAAGAGGCCTTAGCTCAGATGACTGGGGCCAGAACG GTTCCAAGGGTCTTCATCAATGGGAACTGCATTGGAGGTGGTTCGGATACccagcagctccaccagcagGGGAAGCTACTGCCCCTCATCGAACAGTGTGCTCCCTGCTGTACGTCCTCTGAAGGCTTGGGCAGCGGCCATTTTGAAGCGACTAAATGA
- the glrx2 gene encoding glutaredoxin 2 isoform X4 produces MGNFTSSSASLPGPGCSQYVQEVVSHNCIVIFSKTTCPYCRMAKNVFNEIGANYKVIELDEHDDGRRVQEALAQMTGARTVPRVFINGNCIGGGSDTQQLHQQGKLLPLIEQCAPCCTSSEGLGSGHFEATK; encoded by the exons ATGGGGAATTTCACATCCTCATCTGCTAGTTTGCCTGGCCCAGGATGTTCACAATACGTCCAG GAGGTTGTGTCACATAACTGTATTGTGATATTTTCCAAGACGACCTGCCCATATTGTAGGATGGCCAAAAATGTGTTTAATGAAATCGGTGCAAATTACAAAGTGATTGAGCTGGATGAGCATGATGATGGGAGAAGAGTTCAAGAGGCCTTAGCTCAGATGACTGGGGCCAGAACG GTTCCAAGGGTCTTCATCAATGGGAACTGCATTGGAGGTGGTTCGGATACccagcagctccaccagcagGGGAAGCTACTGCCCCTCATCGAACAGTGTGCTCCCTGCTGTACGTCCTCTGAAGGCTTGGGCAGCGGCCATTTTGAAGCGACTAAATGA
- the glrx2 gene encoding glutaredoxin 2 isoform X3: MFARGGCLSRLARDGCRRMGNFTSSSASLPGPGCSQYVQEVVSHNCIVIFSKTTCPYCRMAKNVFNEIGANYKVIELDEHDDGRRVQEALAQMTGARTVPRVFINGNCIGGGSDTQQLHQQGKLLPLIEQCAPCCTSSEGLGSGHFEATK, translated from the exons ATGTTTGCTCGAGGGGGGTGTCTCTCTAGGCTCGCAAGGGACGGTTGCCGAAG AATGGGGAATTTCACATCCTCATCTGCTAGTTTGCCTGGCCCAGGATGTTCACAATACGTCCAG GAGGTTGTGTCACATAACTGTATTGTGATATTTTCCAAGACGACCTGCCCATATTGTAGGATGGCCAAAAATGTGTTTAATGAAATCGGTGCAAATTACAAAGTGATTGAGCTGGATGAGCATGATGATGGGAGAAGAGTTCAAGAGGCCTTAGCTCAGATGACTGGGGCCAGAACG GTTCCAAGGGTCTTCATCAATGGGAACTGCATTGGAGGTGGTTCGGATACccagcagctccaccagcagGGGAAGCTACTGCCCCTCATCGAACAGTGTGCTCCCTGCTGTACGTCCTCTGAAGGCTTGGGCAGCGGCCATTTTGAAGCGACTAAATGA